The nucleotide window AATTACCCGCTGATTTGCCGTTGTCCCGGTCTCATCGGGAGTGTAGAGGGTATGCTCATTGAAAAATGAGTCATGGCGGATTCCGAGTCGTTCAAGTGTAGCGCGTATTGCCGAAAAGATGATGCTTTCGGCCGTGTTTTTGAAGAGCTCAATCTCTTCCGTGTCGGCAAGAGCGGCACCATGATCTTTAAAAACCTGTTCAGCAATCTCCCTGATATAGTCGCCCTGATAATGGGTGGCAGGAAATTCGATCACGCGGCCGCAGAGTTCCTGATAACGGAGTTTGACCGACTCACCGAGAATCTGCATCTGGCGTCCGGCATCGTTGAAATAATACTCACGGGTTATATCATAGCCCTGCGTTGCATAGAGATTTGCTATGCAGTCACCAAGCACGCCACCCCGTCCCCTTCCGATGGTAAGAGGGCCGGTGGGATTGGCACTGACATATTCCACGATAGCGCGCTTCCCTTTGCCACTCGCCCCCTCTCCGTACCGGTCAGTCTGGAGCAGCACCTGCTCTACACTCTGCATGATAAAAACCGGCGTGAGGTAAAAGTTGATGAACCCGGCTCCTGCAACATCAATTTTAGCTATGGTATCCGGAGGGAAAGAGAGGTGGGGTATGATTTGCTGGGCCAGCTCCCTGGGATTCTTTCGTAACTCTTTTGCTGCAAGAAAGGCTATGTTGGTTGAAAAGTCGCCGAACTTCTTGTCGGCAGGCTGTTCAATCCGGATCGGATTTTCGGTTACTATTCCGGCCGCTTCAACTGCCCGAGCTATGACCGGGAGAAAAAATTCATGCATTGTATTTCTTTATGATAGGGTCGTTGGTTGCTCCTGATTGAGCAGTGCACAGAGTTCAATGGGGAGGAGCCCGGAGAAATTGTCGATGATTCGAATAACGTTATCGAACTCCCGGAATGCATCGGCGCTGTTTGTGGTCGTAACTGCGACACATTTCATTCCGGCACTCCGGGCAGCCTGAACACCTGGCAGGGCATCCTCAAATACGATACAGTTTGATGGCGGTACCTCAAGCAGCCCGGCTGCCCGAAGAAAGATATCCGGGGCGGGTTTGCCGTTTATGACCTGTGACGGGTCTACAATTGCCTGGAATCTGCCAGCAATGCCGAGCAGATCAAGGACGTATTCGATATTACGCGGCCCGGCACCGGTACCGATACCAAGCTGTACACGGCTTTCCGCCGCATGGTCAAGAAAGAGCTCCAGACCCGGCATGGGCTTGATCAGTTCGCGTGACATGATCCTGTAGAGAAAGTCCTTGAGTTCAGTAAGCCGCGCAGCTTCCGCTTCGCTGATCTCCGGGTCGAGGAAATAGCGGAGAACATCATGGCCTTTCATGCCTGCGGTTTCAACCAGATAGCGCTCGGCATCAAGTCCTTCAAGTCCGAAATCCCGGAAAAGCTCAACCCATGAATCCGCATGGAAACGCATGTTGTCTGTCAGGACGCCATCCATATCAAAAATAAAGGCGTATCTCGGGTCGGTAGTAAGCATGATCGATTGATTCAGCAGGTGATCTCTCCAAGTTTCATGGCGGTTCGGACCTCCTGCATGGTGGTTCGGGCTATGGCTCTGGCCTTTGCTTCGCCTTCAAGCAGAATCGATTTCACCAGTTCCATGTGCGTTTCATAATAAGCTCTTTTTTCAACCAGCGGGGAGAGTTCTGCTGCAATATTTGCCGCGCACATCTTTTTGCAGTCTACACATCCAAGCGAGCCGGACCGGCAGCCTGCCTCTATCTCGGATAATTGTTCTTCCGGAGCAAATTTTTCATGGTAGC belongs to Candidatus Chlorobium masyuteum and includes:
- a CDS encoding HAD family hydrolase, with protein sequence MLTTDPRYAFIFDMDGVLTDNMRFHADSWVELFRDFGLEGLDAERYLVETAGMKGHDVLRYFLDPEISEAEAARLTELKDFLYRIMSRELIKPMPGLELFLDHAAESRVQLGIGTGAGPRNIEYVLDLLGIAGRFQAIVDPSQVINGKPAPDIFLRAAGLLEVPPSNCIVFEDALPGVQAARSAGMKCVAVTTTNSADAFREFDNVIRIIDNFSGLLPIELCALLNQEQPTTLS